Proteins encoded by one window of Calonectris borealis chromosome 32, bCalBor7.hap1.2, whole genome shotgun sequence:
- the STRN4 gene encoding striatin-4, with the protein MAAERAAAAARAQPPPAGAPPGPGPGPGPSPGPEPAGRGGLSLPGILHFIQHEWARFEAEKGRWEAERAELQAQVAFLQGERKGQENLKTDLVRRIKMLEYALKQERSKYHKLKFGTELTPGEKKAEGPEPVSNGPVEVTTLEGGPLAWREGRQLLRQYLEEVGYSDTILDMRSRRVRALLGRGVAAAAAAAAAAPPSPGSPPDSLLVRRIEEQIQRNAGKETEERGGGGGLEQVPFPPEDEDSDEDEDVESLPPPAQPQHKKQRVKLTPKPLLPEVEDEDDEEDSEDALNEFDFLGSEENGATRRGTGEGAELESRRGRLRGMLADLRDVDGLPPKSIAAGPPRPHEGSLGITSDVFIMDGIGAVSLGDLADLTVTNDNELGCDLPEGRDALKKTWSPKFTLRSHYDAVRGLAFHPAEAALLTASEDGTLKLWNLQKPVTPKKNAALDVEPVYAFRGHRGPVLAVAMGRDSALCCSAGVDARIRRWRLPDLDMDPYDGYDPGVLSGVLEGHGDAVWGLAFNPPGDRLASCSADGTVRIWDPRGEGAACLSTYDAQSEHGVPTSVTFSGTQPGHAVAAFRTGAAVLYDVEAARAVLTLESRGGGGDSQVNQVVSHPSQPLTITASDDRGIRFLDNRTGKVVHSMVAHLDAVTCLAVDPNGVFLMSGSHDCSLRLWHLAHKTCVQELTAHRKKHEEAVHAVAFHPSRALSASAGADALAKVFV; encoded by the exons atggcggcggagcgggcggcggcggcggcgcgggcccagccgccccccgccggggctccccccgggcctggccccggccccgggcccagccccggccccgaaccggcgggccgcggcgggctgAGCCTGCCCGGCATCCTGCACTTCATCCAGCACGAGTGGGCGCGCTTCGAGGCCGAGAAGGGGCGCTGGGAGGCGGAGCGGGCCGAGCTCCAG gCGCAGGTGGCCTTTCTGCAGGGGGAACGGAAGGGCCAGGAGAACCTCAAGACCGACCTGGTGCGACGCATCAAAATGTTGGAATACGCCCTCAAACAGGAGAg ATCCAAATACCACAAATTGAAATTCGGCACCGAGCTGACGCCGGGGGAGAAGAAAGCGGAGGGGCCGGAGCCGG TGTCCAACGGCCCCGTGGAGGTGACAACGCTGGAGGGTGGCCCCCTGGCCTGGAGGGAGGGCCGGCAGCTGCTGCGGCA gTACCTGGAGGAAGTGGGGTACAGCGACACCATCTTGGATATGAGGTCGCGGCGCGTTCGCGCCTTGCTGGGCCGCggcgtcgccgccgccgccgccgccgccgccgccgccccccccagccccggcagcccccccgaCTCCCTGCTGGTGCGGCGCATTGAGGAGCAGATCCAGAg GAATGCCGGGAAGGAGACGGAggaaagggggggcgggggggggctggagcaggTCCCCTTCCCGCCCGAGGATGAGGATAGCGATGAGGATGAGGACGTCGagagccttcctccccccgcccagccccagcATAAGAAGCAGCGAGTCAAG ctcacccccaaacccctcctgcccGAGGTGGAGGATGAGGATGACGAGGAAGACTCGGAGGACGCCCTCAACGAATTCGATTTCCTGGGCTCGGAGGAGAACGGGGCCACCCGGCGCGGAACGGGGGAGGGCGCGGAGCTGG AGAGCCGCCGGGGCCGGCTGCGGGGGATGCTGGCCGACCTGCGGGACGTCGACGGGCTCCCCCCAAAATCCATCGCGGCGGGGCCACCGCGGCCTCACGAAG GGTCCCTGGGCATCACCTCCGACGTCTTCATCATGGACGGCATCGGCGCCGTCAGCCTGGGGGACCTGGCCGACCTCACCGTCACCAACGACAACGAGCTCGGCTGCGAC CTCCCCGAAGGCCGGGACGCCCTAAAAAAGACGTGGAGCCCCAAATTCACCCTGCGCAGCCACTACGACGCCGTGCGGGGTCTCGCCTTCCACCCCGCCGAGGCCGCCCTCCTCACCGCCTCCGAAGACGGCACCCTTAAACTTTGGAACCTCCAGAAGCCCGTCACCCCTAaaaa GAACGCGGCGCTGGATGTGGAGCCGGTTTACGCTTTCCGCGGGCACAG GGGCCCGGTGCTCGCCGTCGCCATGGGTCGCGACAGCGCCCTGTGCTGCAGCGCCGGGGTGGACGCCCGCATCCGCCGCTGGCGCCTGCCCGACCTCGACATGGACCCCTACGACGGCTACG ACCCCGGGGTGCTGAGCGGGGTCCTGGAGGGGCACGGGGACGCGGTTTGGGGCCTGGCCTTCAACCCCCCCGGCGACCGCCTGGCCTCCTGCTCCGCCGACGGCACCGTCCGCATCTGGGACCCCCGCGGCGAGGGCGCCGCCTGCCTCAGCACCTACGACGCCCAAAGCG agcACGGTGTCCCCACCTCCGTCACTTTTTCGGGTACCCAACCCGGTCACGCCGTGGCCGCTTTCCGGACGGGCGCGGCGGTTCTCTACGACGTGGAGGCGGCTCGGGCCGTTTTGACGCTGGAATCGCGAGGGGGTGGCG GTGACAGTCAGGTCAACCAGGTGGTGAGCCACCCCTCGCAGCCCCTCACCATCACCGCCAGCGACGACCGCGGCATCCGTTTCCTCGACAACCGGACAG GTAAAGTCGTGCACTCCATGGTGGCCCATTTGGACGCCGTCACCTGCCTGGCCGTCGACCCCAACGGCGTCTTCCTCATGTCCGGAA GTCACGACTGCTCGCTGCGCCTCTGGCACCTGGCCCACAAGACCTGCGTGCAGGAGCTGACCGCCCATCGCAAGAAACACGAGGAAGCCGTCCACGCCGTCGCCTTCCACCCCAGCCGCGCCCTCAGCGCCAGCGCCGGCGCCGACGCCCTCGCCAAGGTCTTCGTCTGA
- the FKRP gene encoding ribitol 5-phosphate transferase FKRP, with product MRVTPCQAALAGAIGLNLLLLYCAWRGPGGSPPSCRPPRGVPGVTVLLRDFEDFENDLAGTARSFASLPVPVLVAAETAPYPPVPLPAGVGLLPLRPVADRPPPLAHPELNVRTRHVALVPDGTRAVPGLLERMRDALEKNAGDTRLVAAPVGSTPLRCLELRLEPRAWTARYGPGAPGVCRAVEGPAVLLLRTRDLFALPFPLARPVPTALFIQAAFRGWGLRVMPAAFPVARRSPVSPHGRWKTENLAETRRRRLMRDLGVKLEVLADGRERWYGCGKETARCFGTVHARTPQYLLAGRWTPPCCLRALRETARHVTGVLEAAGVRYWLEGGSLLGAARLGDIIPWDYDVDLGIYREDVGKCRWLATAATGEPVEDAEGFLWEKATEGDFYRVHYSRSNRLHVDLWPFYPRGGVMTKDTWLGHPQDVEFPESFLLPRVPMPFAGFTAMAPNNARAFLELKFGPGAIENPEYPNPAVKRLGED from the coding sequence ATGCGGGTGACGCCGTGCCAAGCCGCCCTGGCGGGGGCCATCGGCctcaacctcctcctcctctactgCGCTTGGCGGGGaccgggggggtccccaccctcctgccgccccccccgcggcgtCCCCGGCGTCACCGTTCTCCTCCGCGACTTCGAAGACTTCGAGAACGACCTGGCGGGGACGGCGCGATCCTTCGCTTCCTTACCCGTCCCGGTACTGGTAGCCGCCGAAACGGCACCGTATCCACCGGTACCATTACCGGCGGGGGTCGGTTTGTTACCGTTACGTCCCGTCGCCGATCGGCCGCCGCCGTTGGCGCATCCGGAGCTCAACGTCCGTACTCGCCACGTGGCTTTGGTCCCCGACGGCACCCGCGCCGTCCCCGGGTTGCTGGAACGTATGCGGGACGCCTTGGAAAAAAACGCCGGCGACACCCGGTTGGTGGCGGCGCCGGTTGGATCGACGCCGTTACGGTGCTTGGAGCTGCGGTTGGAACCGCGGGCGTGGACGGCGCGGTACggccccggcgcgccgggggttTGCCGAGCGGTGGAGGGACCGGCGGTGCTGTTGCTTCGCACCCGCGATCTTTTCGCTCTCCCTTTCCCCTTGGCGCGACCGGTACCCACCGCCCTCTTTATCCAGGCGGCGTTTCGGGGTTGGGGGTTACGGGTGATGCCGGCGGCGTTCCCGGTCGCTCGCCGATCTCCCGTTTCTCCCCACGGTCGATGGAAAACCGAAAACTTGGCGGAAACCCGACGGCGCCGATTGATGCGCGACCTCGGCGTCAAACTGGAGGTGCTGGCGGACGGGCGGGAACGCTGGTACGGTTGCGGCAAGGAGACGGCGCGGTGTTTCGGCACGGTGCACGCCCGTACCCCCCAGTACCTCCTCGCCGGGCGCTGGACCCCCCCTTGCTGCCTACGGGCGCTACGGGAAACCGCCCGGCACGTAACCGGGGTACTGGAGGCCGCCGGGGTACGATACTGGTTAGAGGGAGGGTCGTTACTGGGCGCCGCTCGTTTGGGTGACATCATCCCTTGGGATTACGACGTGGATTTGGGAATTTACCGGGAGGACGTGGGTAAATGCCGGTGGTTGGCGACGGCGGCGACGGGGGAGCCGGTGGAGGACGCCGAGGGTTTCCTTTGGGAGAAGGCGACGGAGGGAGACTTTTACCGCGTCCACTACAGTCGGAGCAACCGGTTACACGTGGACCTGTGGCCGTTTTACCCCCGCGGGGGGGTGATGACCAAGGATACGTGGTTGGGGCACCCCCAGGACGTGGAGTTCCCCGAAAGTTTTCTCCTCCCCCGGGTGCCGATGCCCTTTGCCGGTTTCACCGCCATGGCACCCAACAACGCCCGCGCCTTCCTCGAGCTGAAGTTCGGGCCGGGAGCCATCGAGAACCCCGAGTACCCCAACCCCGCCGTCAAGCGGTTGGGGGAGGACtga